The Mycoplasmopsis caviae sequence TTTCGGCATTAAATTTCTTAATGTCATCTGGCTTAGTAATAGTAGCATTTGTTGAAATAATTCTAAGAATATTTAAGAGTTTTTTAATATCTGCTACCTTTTCAACATATTTATCAAACCATGTTATATTTGAAAAACTATTTATTGAAACGCTTGACTTAAGTGCTTGAACATCTTTTCTTAAATAGTTAAATAGTGTATCAACATCTTTAACTTTTGCTAATTTATCAACCTTTTCAAAATTCTTTTTGATGAATTTTTCATTGATTTCTAAAAGCTTTTCATATGTGTTAACAATTGATTCAAAAGCTTTTGGAATGTGCAATCAAAGAGGATTTAAATTAATTTTTGATTGTCTTAAACTTGAGATTGCATAGTTTAAGAATTCATAATTATTTTTGCTTAATATCTTTGTATTATTGCCTAAGTTAATTGTATCGATATATTGAGCATAGTGTTGGCTCATTTTAGTTTGCTCAGTCTTAAAACTGTCATCTAAATAGAGTTTTAATGAAGCATCAACTGTGTGGAATAGTGCATCGCTTAATGTATCATTTCCAATTTGTCGATAATCTATTTTTTCATCTAGATCAAGTGCTTTATAAAGCGAAACATATTTACTTTTTAATGATATTATTTGTTGTTCAAAGGCATTAAGTCATGCTTTTCTAAATGGATTATTAGTACTAATATTTAATTCTGACTCATATCTTCTCTTCTTAGACGTTTGAACTGAATCAGTTAGGCTTATATTAGCATAATATTTGCCATTTTTTTGACTTAAACTCTCAACTTTATAAACATATCTGGTGTTAATTGGGTTATCAAAGAAAAATAATCTTTTTTTGCCGTCCTCATCGCTTCCATCAAAAACTCGTTTTAGTTCATTGAAGTTTTTATCTGCATAAGCAAAATTTATATAAACTGGAAGTGATGGAATACTTTCGATATCAGTTGTGTTAAATTGATTTTTAGGTTTTTCACCTGGAACTATTGGTGGGGGTGTTGGGGCTGGTGAACTATTGCTATTTTGTTGCTCCGAGTCTTCTGTAGATTTTTGATTTTGTTCTAAATCAAAAGCAAGATATCTAGGTGTTATTACATCTTTGATGTAAGCATCATATGAAGAATAAGGATTTCCTTTTTTATCTTTTTTAATGAATTCAAAGTTAAGCACTTGGCTTTCTTTACCATTGATTGTAACCTTTTCTCATTTAGAAATTATGTCCTTGCCTAATTCAGGAATATCTTTTTGATCAAAGACAATTTTTGAGAACTCCTTAATTAGTTCTTTTTTGAAACCATCAATTAGATTCTCAAACTCAATATTTGACATAAAGTTGTCTTCTTCAACTTCTTTACCTGTTTTTTTGTCTTTTTCCTTCGTTACAACGCCACCATAAGGTTTAGTTGCATCAGTATAATCAGTTTTAGAGTCCTCTCCTAATTTAATGCCTTTATATTCTGTATTATTTAATTCAACTTTACCAATCTTGTATTTTTTAAGATTTGAAATAACTTTTGGAAAAATAACATTAAAGCCATAATCTTCTGGCTTAGCAATAATTTGACTCTTGTTTTTTTCAAGTCAAACAATTAATTGCTTCAAGTGATAGTTAGTTTCTTCTCACTTTTTATAATCTTTGTTTTTTTGCTCATCAGCATTTTTTAAGATGTCTTTTAATGACTTAATTGATGCTTCAATACCATCTGCAAAAGCCTTTTTAACTGCTTCCTCAGCTTTGTTCTTAAATGTTGTAAATTGAGGACTAATTGTTTTAGGTTTGGTTGTATTTTGACTCATTACAACCAAAGGTAGTGCGCTAGAAAGTACAAAAGAAGATCTTAATAAAAATTTATTCTTTTTCATTATTCGCTCTCCTTAAGTTTCAAAACCGAGATTAACTTTTCTTTATAAAAGTCATCTTTTGCTTTCTTATATTCTAAGAACTCATCAATATCTAGTCCAATTTTTTGTTTTGATTCATAATAATCAATAAGTTTTCTAAAATTATTCATATTAGTCTTATCAATTTTTTGTTTTTTTATCTTCTCATAAAAAATTGGCTCTGAAAAAGTTTCAATAATCATTGAGTCATTAATTAGAGACAAGTTAGCATTTTTTAAAAATAAATATTTTTCTTCGCCTTTTATATAATCATAAATTTTTACTAGTATATTTTCGTAACTTGCTATTGAATTGTCAACTAATTCATATCAGCCATCTTCATCATTTAAATTAATTGAAAGCAGTGATTTAGGAAAATTCAAAGTTTTGTTTGATAAAAAATTAATTTCTGTTGAGTAACTTTTTTTCATCATTCTCCTTTGTATCTAAATCTAGGACTGCTTTGCCCCTTGTGAGTAAGACAATTTCTTCGATTTCTTTTTCTCGCTTAACTTGAATTACTTTTTTAGATAATTTTAGAATTTGCTCATCTAAATCCTTAATTATTTTGTTAGTTGTAACCAAGGCGTTCTTGGTTGTATAGAATGAAGATTCGATAATTAGTGAATTAATAGCATTTTCAATAAATATATTAGCTTCATTATCAATAAAAGCTTCAGCACTAGGCAGTATCTTAAACTTTGAGAGATCAATTAATTCAGGTTCATAACTAGGAGCAAGTTTATTAACATCAAAGTCTTGTGTTGGTAGTAATATAAATGAACTCTTGAAATTTTTATTTGAGTTAATAACAAATCTGACTTTTTCATAGGCGCCTTCAACATAAAGAACCTTGATAATTTGACATAGTTCAATTGATAAATCTTTGTTGCTGATCTTGTTTTTATCAAAGTGCTTAATGACATTTAACTTGTTATCTGTGCAAAATTTTAAGGCTCTCTCACCTATGCTAATTAAGTCCATCTTGACATTTTTATGATTGCTTAATATATATTTTTCATAACGCGAATATGAATCAGTAGCATATTTTTGCTCTTCAGTAAGATAGATTCATAACTCTTTTGGTTTGAAAAACTTTTTAATTTTAAGTTTTTCAATAATTTTATTTTTATTTTTTTTAACAAATGCATTTTTAATATTGAATTGAGTCGAAACCTCATCAATTAAGTGTTTTGAAGCCACAGCATTATTAATATAAAAACTTAAATGCTTATTTAACTTCATCATACTAATAAGCAGAATGTTTTTATCATTATTAACTTTTACATCAATGTTTTTTAAATTTTCTATTTTTTTAACTAGTTTATCTAAGTGCATTATTCACCTATTTCTGCAACAAGATCCTTGCTAAACAACAATTTAATAGTTTTTGTTTCATGTGATATGTAAAATACTGTGTTAGGTAATAGTTCAATATAAAAGCCGCTATTTAATAATTGTGAAAACTTTCTGGCTATACCTATTAGAAAGTCACTATATTTAGCATCTTGCGAGTCTTTAAAGTTAACACTTTCAGTATTTGGATCTTCCTTGAATGAAACAGTAGGCACTAGTGTTGTTTTACTATATTTAAGATTCAAGTTAAAACTAACAACAAAACCATTGAAAACTAAATTAAATTTCTTAGTCACAGCTTCATCAATTTTGCTCATGTAAGTCTTAAATAAATCGTGGTTGAAACCTAAATTATTTTCTAAAAGCAAGGTTGCATAAAATTTCTCAAAGTTAATGAATTTTTCATTCTGAACAATTTGTTCATATTGTTCATAAACATTGAATAATTGAGTCTTTTCTACTTGACTAGTTTCTTTTTTATTTGATTTGAACATTTTGTTCCTTTCTTAAATTAATTCTAAGTGAATTAATTTTATGAAGAGAAATATATAAATCACAGAAGTTAACTAACATTAATGTAAAAATTATTGATAACTGAATAATAATTAAAATTTGTGTTATATATAATTTTGAATCAACAACATTGAATGCATAATTCGAATAACCTAATAAAATTTGGTTAATTCCAAAAATTACAAGTGTTGTAATATTTGCCATAATAAATGTAGCTATAAACATTGAAGTTCATATATTGTTTTCGCTTTTTCTTAGATAGTAAATTGATATCATAATTATTGAACAAAGCGAAACTACAAAAACGTTAACTAAATTAACTATTGAATTATTTGTATAAAAATTAATAATTGCAAGTGATAATCAAAGTACAAAGAGAAGCGAACTTAAATAAATTGTATTAAGCAATGTTCCTTTGGTTTTAAATTGTCTTCTAAATGTTATTGCACAATAAATACTTAATATTAAAATTGCAAATAATATTTCAAATAAGAATCAATAATTATTTTTGTTTTCACCTTTAACTAATATATTAGCATCTTTTGGCTTAATTGCAAATGTCGAAATAAATCAAAATACTAATGAAAGCAAAATTGCTAATAAAAACTGAATTTGATATCTAAAATATTCTTTTGTATATTGTTTGTTAATTAGAAACAATATTTTTTGAACAAAACAACCGAAAAGAAGCAGTGATATACCTAAAAACAAGAAAATTATAATAGTTAGATTTGTTGCACTTTTAAGTGAAAATAAGTGTTTAAAGAATGAATTAAATGAATTGTTGTGAAATAGAAAATTTTGAACTTTGCTTGATGAATTTCATAAATTTAAGGTAAGTAATATAAAGAAAACAATTAAACCTTGGCTTACTAGTGAAATGATCATTGGTGTTTTCTTAGAAAAGTTAATAGGGTCACTTTTTGATTTATAAATAAATAAGTTTACTTCATAGGCTATATTAATTAAAAATAGTGGAATAAATATGTAAGCAAGACTAAATATCACAGTTGGTTTTTGACTATTTATTGCAAACATACAAATAAATGCCGATATAGAAATTGATGAATATAATGCAAATCAAATTCAGTATTTTTTAACAAGTTCTTTTTGGAAATATAAATTCATAAAATTCTTTAAAAGGCTATAAAACAGGGCTGAAAGTAAAATAGCGTTCTTAAATAATATCAAGGCATTAGCACCCTCAACAATGGAGTCTTCAAAATTCAAAAAGTAATAAAATGTTCTTCCTAAACTTTTAAAAAGGCTTTTTCCCATTATTGAATGTTCAACAAATATTCAGATGAAAAATGAGAATAATGCTGTTAAAGTTAATATTATTATCTTATAAATTCTTATCAAATTACTTTTCTTTTGGTTATCCATTAAGATCTCATAATTATCGAAGATTTTATTTTTCATATTTGACTTATTGTTCATTAAATCTCCTCCTTAATTGCTTTATAAAAAGTACAAGAGCATGTCTTGTGCTTTTATTCTATTGTTGGAATTTAAATTCACTTGGTACATGTTCATCGCTTAGACCATTTGCAAACAGTGCAGTTGTAATACCTTGGTTTTTATATAATTTTTCTAATGCTTGCCGATATGAATTCTTTTGATCTTTACCTAGGCCATAAATTAAATCATATTGAGGTAGTGAATACTTCTTATCTCCTGTACCAAACATATCGCCATAGTCATAACCTTCACATCTAAATGCATCTGCTAAACCGGTATTGGCAAATGTATTTGAAGCATAAAATACTCCAACCATTTCATTTCTTTGGTTTCTAATACTTGAACCAGATGAACCGCCGTAAGGAGCAAAACGTTTAGGAAGGTATGCTAAGCCAAATTTAATATATTGCTTGCCATCTGATGATTTATGAAATTCTTTACCTACTTTTGGCACACTTAAAAATGTGTCAACTAAACCTGGTTTATCATTAAATGTACGGTAACCTATTTGATATGAAAGGAAGTTACCTAATTTAAGTTGATCTTCGCTAAATGTTGGTTGTGCACCTTCTTTAACTGCTAAGTTCTCATAATATCTATAGTCACTGTTAATTCATAAACTATAGTTTCATTTCATTTCTTTTATTTGAGCTTCATTTGCATATTGATCTTTTAACAAGAAGAAATCCTCGACTGAAAGTGGATAACCAACAGCAAATAATTGATCATAGGTTTCAAACTTTTTGTATGTTTCGTTTTTACTTGTATCTACAAATAAAGGAACATTAATTTTAGAATAATCACTTAGATATGATTTTTGCAAGAATTTAATATGGTTCGCTGTGTCGCTGTGATAATCATTTGTAACAGTTTTAGCTAATTCTTCTGCATTTGAAAAACCATTAATAAACTTGTTATCTAGGAGTTCTTTAAAATCCATTTCAAAAACCGCAAAATCTACATATTCCTCAAAATTAGCATATTTTGCTTTTTGTGTTTCATTAAGATAATCGGCTGGTTTTTTAGTTAAGAAATCTCTACCATCAAAGACTTTTTTGAAACCTTTAACTGGTTGTGGTGTTTCGTTGTTATTCTTTAAAGTTGAAGCAAAAGTGAATCTCTTAAATACACTGGTATCAAATTCAGAAAGTTTATATGTTGTTTTAATGCCTGCTGATTTTTCTAATCTGAGCATTGAAACACCAATTGTTTTATCAGTTAAGTGATCTGCAACGTGTAAGTTTGTACCAAAATAGAATTTTGTAGGATATTCACCATTTTTTGGTTTTTGGTAATCTAAAATTCACATTGTACCTGATTCACTTATTGAATCTTTACCTTGCAACAAGTTGGTAAGTTTTACTTGGAATGTTTGAAGTGCTGCTTTTTTGTACATCTCATTAGGCAATGTACGAGCTAGACCTTTAACTTGTCATCTGTTACCATTACCAGTATCAACTCATGATGGTTGCTTGCCTATTTCATTTCCTTCAAACATTGATAAGCCATCATAATCGTTACCTTTGTATGTAGGTAATGTAAAACCTTTTGCTGATGCGTTTTCATATGTGTCAAATTTCTTAGTTTTTGCTATTTCATCAAACTTCTTAATTTGTTCATCACTTGTAGAACTCAATTCATTTCTAACTTTACCAGTTTGACCATTCAGTTTTAAATTTTCCTTTAGTGCATTAACATAAGATTCATTATCTGTTTCAAATCTTTGGTCTTGTGTATATGATTTTAAGTATTCTTCTGTTTTTGACTCATCTGGTTTAAGTTTATTTTTGATTTCAAAGCGTCCTTGTCTATCCGCACCAAAATTACTCTTTTTAAGACCGGTTAGTTTAATTCTGTGAGTTGCTTCTAATTTGCCATCTTTGCTAGTTACTTTAAGAACTATTTCAACTTCGCCCTTACTATTAGCATCTTCTCTACTGCTTAAAATTGCATTAATATAGCTAAGGTTAACTTTATCCTTAATCTTGTCGCTTATTGCATTAACACTAATTTCACTTGATAAGTCTTGGAAGTCAGTTGCATATAATTCGCTTTTGTCATGGTATCTAATTGTCTGAAACTTAAATTCAACATCATCTTGATTAATTGATTTGACTAAATTATCAAAATCGCTTTTATTTATTGGGTTATTATTTTTAGGATCATCTTTTGGGTCCATTTTAGGTTTTACACCTGATCCACAACTTGAAGATAGTAACACAAAAGGCGTCATCAATGAAATTGATGATAAACCTAATATTAATTTCTTTTTCATTTTATTGTATTTCCTTAAATTATATTTAATCCGCCACCAGAAGATGCTTTTTTACTTGTGTATCCACTGCTACTTAATGTACTTACATTATCATCACTTTCAGCCAAAATTTCGGTTTGCTTGCTAATTGACTCAGCAATATCTAGCATAAAGGCTAAGTTTGAAAGACCTGTTCCATTAAGTTTTTCTGTACCAGTAATTTTAATTTGTCTTGTAGCACTACCATTACTAAAGAATAATTTAGCTTTTGACATTGGATGGTTGTCAATATGTTCTGTAAATGCTGCTTTGTTTAGTTCATCTGCTGAAATTTCAAACAAATCTGAATTATTAAACAATGTTAAACGTTTAATTTTTCTTGCACCATTATCAGGTTTTTGAGTATCTCTAAATACTAAACCTTTAAGTGATTTAATTTGTGGAATTCTTGAAAAATCAAGTCCAACTGGATAACTGTTTCCTTTTTCACTGTGATCGGGATTTAGACCAGGTCCAAAACCGCCTTGGAAAATAGGTTCATTATTTCTAGCATAATAAACCATACGTAATCCTAAATTAATTCTTTCATAAGGGTCGCTTGATCCTGCATTATAGTCAATTGAATCAAATGCAAGTGTGTCGAATGTAATTCTTGAAGCTCTTTCTTCTCTAAGGTTTCAGTTTACATTGTGATCAACTGTGTTAATAAACTTGGTTTTTCTAAATGAAAGTGGGTTAAATGATCAATTATCTGAATATGCATTTCCAAGAGTATACATTGCAAGTTCTTTTATTGTTTTATTTTCAAGCGCAATTAGTGAACTCGTGTTTGTAGCACGTGCTGAGAATCATAATTCAAGTTGTCTAATTTCATCAGGTAATGCACTTAGAATATCCTTGAATTTTTGTGATGCATCATTTGCACCCATATTCTTTATTCTATAGCCAACGATACCTTTTGGATCGCTCTTTATTTTATTGATAATATTAATAGCTTTTTGATAACCTTTATCGTTCGATGCATCTAACTCAAGAATGCTTCCTTCTGTAAATTCATCCTTGCTGCCATCAGCCTTATCTTTTTTGTATTTGTAAATCTTTACACCATCATCATCGCTTAAACCTAAACTACTTTTGTGTTCAGATGTAGCATCAGTTTTAGTTCAACCAGGGAAGTTTCCCTCTGCAATATCACCAGGTGCTCTTCAGTATTCACTATCTCAACCAAAAGCACGTTTTTCCATATTGTCTCTTCTAATTCTAGAAGTTACAGAGTTAAATTCTTTTGGTGGACTTGCTGAGAAACTGTTCAAGTTACCATTTTCATCAATATAAATGTTGTCCGGACTAAGTGTTAGACCTTTTTTAAGTCATTCTTCAACACCTTTTCCAAGTTCTGTAAATTTATCATGATTAAGATGGTTAACTCATCATAAGAATTTTCTTTTTTCTCCTCATTTATGGATTTCATCAGTTGAATTTTCTCATCTTAATTTTGCATCATCATTTAAGAAATTTGCAGCTTTTGGTGACTTGTACAATCTCATATATCTGTGTCACAACTTATCTCAGTTTCATTGGTCAGCATCTCTAATGTATTTTTCCATTTGTTCATCAGTCATCTTTTTAAGATGTTCTTCAGTAAATGTACTTGTGAATGCTTTAAGAACTCTACCTTCTGGTCTATTACCTTTTAATGTATCAACAACATTTTTAACATTTGCTTTTCTTAATTCTTCTGTTACTTCAACATTAATAATTTCACTAACAATTACATTTTGATATGGTTCAAGATTCGCGATTCCTTTTTCAACATCATATTGATTAACAACTCTGTCTACTTGTTTTTTAATAGTAACCATAACCTTAACACCATTGATTATCTTTTCTTCTCTTACAATCATAGTTTGAGATTTTTGTGGTGTTACAGGTTTTGGTTTAGGTTGTTCTCTTGGTTTTTCTGGTTCAATAGGCTTAACTGGTTTAACTGGCGTAACAGGTTGCACTATTGGAGCATTAGGTGTTGCCTTTGGCATTTCCTTTAAATTTGAATCTGCAATAGAATTGCTTGAATTTCTTCTATCAACAGTGTTGCTTGTTATAAAGTTAGGATTTGCTGAAGAAGAACTTAGATATGAGAAAGAATAATCACTCTTAGGGAATGACTGGTATAGAACCACACTTGATGTTACAGAAACAGCCACAGTTGAGCCTAATCCCATCAAGAGTATTTTTCCTTTTTTTGTTTTAAATAATTTCATTATCTCCTCCTTACATAAAGTAAGTTTTCTTGTGTTTATTTTGACTAATTTGTAAATTTATATTCGCTTGGAATTTTGTCATCACTATCAACACCATTTTGGAATAAATTAGTCTTAAAGTTTGAATTGTTTTTGTAAAGTTCTTTCAATGCTGAGAAATATGATTTCTTTTGGTCTTTACCTGTTCCATAAATTAAATCATATTGTGGTAAGTAATATTTATTGTTGCCAGTTCCAAATAAGCCTTTGTAATCATAACCTTCTGATCTAAATGCAGCTGCTAAACCTGTATTAGCACTATCATTTGAAACATAATAAACTGCAATAAGTTCATTTCTTTGATTTCTAACACTAGAACCCGATGCTCCGCCTGCTGGTGCGTAATATTTAGGTAAGTAACTTAAGCCTGCATTAATATATGTTTTATTATCAGCTGATTTATAGAATGAATTGCCACTTTTAGGTGCTGATATAAATGAATCTACCAATCCTGGTTTATCAGTGAAGGTTCTATATCCAATTTGATATGACAAGAACTCACCTAGTTTTAATCTCTCTTCTGAAAATTGAGGTTGAGCACCTTCTTGGCTTATCAAACTATCATAGTATTCACTTCTACTATTAATTCATAGACTATAGTTATAAAGTGAAACATCTCTTTGGTGATCATCAACATATTTCTTTAAATATGCTTCATTGAATGAGGTTGGATATCCAACTATAAATAATTGATCATAAGGATCAAGTATTGATAGCGTTTCTCCATTCTTTAATCCAAGTGGTACATTAATTTTTGAATAATCACTTAAATATGATTTCTTTAAGAATGAAATGTGATCATTTTTATTATCTGCGTATCCATTTGTAACTAGTTTTGCCAATTCTTCGGCAATAGATGCGTCTTTATTAAATCCTTTGTCATATAGTTCTTTAAAATCAATTTCAAAGACTGCAAAGTCAATAAATTCTTCATGATTACTAAATTGAGATTTCTGACTATCCTTTAAGAAATCAGAAGGTTTTGAATTCAAAAAGTCTCTACCGTTAAATACTGTTTTAATACCAGTAATTGGTTCTGATTCTTTTTTATTTGTTGTCTTAATTTCTGAAAAGGTAAATCTTGTAAACACTTTTTCATCTAATTCTGAAAGTTTAAATGTTGTTTTAATACCTGCACTTGGATTAAGTCTAAGCATTGAAACACCAGTCGTGTTGCTTTTAAGTGCATCAGCAACATGAAGATTTGTACCGAAATAAAATTTTGTTGGATATTTACCATCATTTCTTTTTTCAAAGTCCATTATTCATGTTGTTCCTGATTCAGAATCAAATTGTTTTGTAGTTGAGTCTTGGTTGGTAATTTTGATTTGGAATGTTTGTAGTGCTGCTTTCTTGTACATCTCATTAGGTAATGTACGAGCTAAACCTTTAAGTTTAAATTGATTTGGTCTCTTAAAGCCATCAATTCACGAAGGACCTTTAACTACCTCCGCACCTTCATTTAATGAAAGTCCATCATATGAACCATCACTTTTATAAGTTGGTAATGTAAAACCTTTTAATGCTGCGGAAACATAATCACTAAATCCTGCTTTTTTAGCTTCTTCATCAAATTTCTTAATTTGTTCAGCACTTAATTCTTCAAGATCATTTCTAATTTTTCCATTAGGGTCAAGATTTTGATATTGTGGTTGCTTTTTTAATGCTTCAATATAAGTTTTGTTATCAAGATCATAACGTTGTTTTTGGTCATAATTATAAACATAATCACTTTCTTGTGAACCAGTAGGTCTTACACTAGCACTTGGATCAGTTGGAATAGAACCATTTCTTTTAGCACCATATGGTCTTTGTTCAAGTCCTGTTACTTTAATTCTTACTAATTCTTTACGCTCTTTATTTGAAACTTCAACAACAACTTCTAGCTCACCTTTTGAATTTGATACAAATTCGCTAGTGATAACAGCCTTAACAAATCTAACATTAATCTTATCTTTATAATCTTTGTTTTTTAGCACAGCACTAATTGATGTTTCATATTCACTAAAATCTGTTGCAATTAATTTGTGCTTAGGAATATTATTCAAAAATGAACCATCGAATTTGAAATCAAGATCATTTTCATTAATTGAGTTTACTATTTTCTTAAATTCATCTTCACTTATGTTATTCAAGTTATTATTTGAGATTTCAGTTTTATTTGCTTCTGGTTTTTTATTTGGATTATTTTTGCTAGTTCCACTACCACAGCTTGAAGCCACAAAAGGTAAAACTGAAGTAGCAAAACCTAGACCGATCAATATTTTCTTTTTTTTCAAAATACACCACCTTTGATTTACTCAAAATATGTCTTTTGATTATTAAATAATCAAATATATATTAATTATATTAAATTTCCCATTTCTATTTTCTTTTTTAAAAAATTGATAATTACACTAGCGAAATTAATTCGAGTAACTTTAAAAAATTATTTTAATGTATTTTTAAAAAACTCACATATGACATAAAATATAACAAATTTATCAACAATAATAAATCTATATTTTTAGTAATTTCTAAAACACCTATAAAACAGGCGGTTTGGTTATTTTAATGAAATTTACTTTGATATACATGTGATTAAATTCTTGTAAATTATTTTGAAAAAGCGACTTGTTTACGCAAATTTATTACCAAAAACATTAAAAAAGTGATTTTTTGAAGAAAAATTCAAATTTTTACTTGTTTTTTTGTAAATCGACTACGCTTAATTTTCTAAAAACACTATAAAATAGTAATATATGACAATTTTGATTTCGTTGTTTTATATTCAAAATTAACAAAATTTCATATTTTTTAAAAAATGGAAATTTTTTTAAAAAAATTAATTAAATTTGTAAATTTCTTCTATTTATCTCCTTTTCTTTTTAAAAGTGATGAAAAACGAAGATATTAACTTTGGTTTAAAGCGCCTAAGTTAATATCTTCGTTGTTTAACTTATACTCAAATTTGTTGAAGTCTAGTACCTTTAAAATTTCCTCAGCAAGTATCCTAATTACATCAACTGAAACAGCATTACCTGCTTGTTTGTATAACATAGAATTTGGATACTTTCTACCTTTAAATTCACTTGGTAATTTGTATGATTCTCCAACCGGAAAACCTTGAAGTTTAAATGCTTCTGTAGGTGTTATTTTCCTAATTCCATCCTTAACTAAAATTAAAGGAACATTGTGGCCACCTGTTCCCATATTTGCTGTTAATGTTGGACAAACATTACTCTTATTTTTTCTAAGATACATTCCTCTTCTGCATTGATAAAATTGGTGTGACTCATTTATATCGCGTGCTAAATTTATATCATTAGGACTATCGCTAAAATATTTTGGATATCTTTCTTTTGTATAATAAAACTCATAATTATCATTTATATTGATTTCATTATCTAGA is a genomic window containing:
- a CDS encoding putative immunoglobulin-blocking virulence protein, which codes for MKLFKTKKGKILLMGLGSTVAVSVTSSVVLYQSFPKSDYSFSYLSSSSANPNFITSNTVDRRNSSNSIADSNLKEMPKATPNAPIVQPVTPVKPVKPIEPEKPREQPKPKPVTPQKSQTMIVREEKIINGVKVMVTIKKQVDRVVNQYDVEKGIANLEPYQNVIVSEIINVEVTEELRKANVKNVVDTLKGNRPEGRVLKAFTSTFTEEHLKKMTDEQMEKYIRDADQWNWDKLWHRYMRLYKSPKAANFLNDDAKLRWENSTDEIHKWGEKRKFLWWVNHLNHDKFTELGKGVEEWLKKGLTLSPDNIYIDENGNLNSFSASPPKEFNSVTSRIRRDNMEKRAFGWDSEYWRAPGDIAEGNFPGWTKTDATSEHKSSLGLSDDDGVKIYKYKKDKADGSKDEFTEGSILELDASNDKGYQKAINIINKIKSDPKGIVGYRIKNMGANDASQKFKDILSALPDEIRQLELWFSARATNTSSLIALENKTIKELAMYTLGNAYSDNWSFNPLSFRKTKFINTVDHNVNWNLREERASRITFDTLAFDSIDYNAGSSDPYERINLGLRMVYYARNNEPIFQGGFGPGLNPDHSEKGNSYPVGLDFSRIPQIKSLKGLVFRDTQKPDNGARKIKRLTLFNNSDLFEISADELNKAAFTEHIDNHPMSKAKLFFSNGSATRQIKITGTEKLNGTGLSNLAFMLDIAESISKQTEILAESDDNVSTLSSSGYTSKKASSGGGLNII
- the mip gene encoding Ig-specific serine endopeptidase MIP, whose translation is MKKKKILIGLGFATSVLPFVASSCGSGTSKNNPNKKPEANKTEISNNNLNNISEDEFKKIVNSINENDLDFKFDGSFLNNIPKHKLIATDFSEYETSISAVLKNKDYKDKINVRFVKAVITSEFVSNSKGELEVVVEVSNKERKELVRIKVTGLEQRPYGAKRNGSIPTDPSASVRPTGSQESDYVYNYDQKQRYDLDNKTYIEALKKQPQYQNLDPNGKIRNDLEELSAEQIKKFDEEAKKAGFSDYVSAALKGFTLPTYKSDGSYDGLSLNEGAEVVKGPSWIDGFKRPNQFKLKGLARTLPNEMYKKAALQTFQIKITNQDSTTKQFDSESGTTWIMDFEKRNDGKYPTKFYFGTNLHVADALKSNTTGVSMLRLNPSAGIKTTFKLSELDEKVFTRFTFSEIKTTNKKESEPITGIKTVFNGRDFLNSKPSDFLKDSQKSQFSNHEEFIDFAVFEIDFKELYDKGFNKDASIAEELAKLVTNGYADNKNDHISFLKKSYLSDYSKINVPLGLKNGETLSILDPYDQLFIVGYPTSFNEAYLKKYVDDHQRDVSLYNYSLWINSRSEYYDSLISQEGAQPQFSEERLKLGEFLSYQIGYRTFTDKPGLVDSFISAPKSGNSFYKSADNKTYINAGLSYLPKYYAPAGGASGSSVRNQRNELIAVYYVSNDSANTGLAAAFRSEGYDYKGLFGTGNNKYYLPQYDLIYGTGKDQKKSYFSALKELYKNNSNFKTNLFQNGVDSDDKIPSEYKFTN